From Desulfurobacterium pacificum, a single genomic window includes:
- a CDS encoding polyprenyl synthetase family protein, whose amino-acid sequence MDLKSYLVERKKLIDKEIVKYLPPFPEFGFRLYEAVKYSLIVGGKRLRPILCLAGCEAVGGNYRNAVTPACAIEMIHTYSLIHDDLPAMDNDTLRRGHPTVWYKFDEVTAILAGDALLNRAFEVLSEWDFDCKVKIEVMKEISKASGMLGMVLGQQCDMDAEGRSDVSLEELLFIHRHKTGRLITASVVAGGITGLGNGEEIEALRKYGDGIGLAFQIIDDVLDVVGDQEKLGKNVGSDAEKGKVTFVTFYGVDGAKKKAREEVEKAVEALSVFPADKVEPLVEIAKFIVEREY is encoded by the coding sequence ATGGACTTAAAAAGTTACCTTGTAGAAAGGAAAAAGTTAATAGATAAAGAGATAGTAAAGTATCTTCCGCCTTTTCCAGAGTTTGGTTTTCGCCTTTATGAAGCGGTTAAGTATTCTCTGATTGTTGGTGGAAAAAGGTTGAGGCCAATTCTTTGTTTGGCAGGTTGCGAAGCCGTTGGCGGAAATTACCGTAATGCAGTTACACCGGCCTGTGCAATTGAAATGATTCACACCTATTCTTTGATTCACGACGACCTTCCAGCTATGGATAACGATACGCTCCGCCGTGGCCATCCTACCGTGTGGTATAAGTTTGATGAGGTTACTGCGATTTTGGCAGGCGATGCCCTTTTGAACAGGGCATTTGAGGTTCTTTCAGAGTGGGATTTTGACTGTAAGGTTAAAATAGAGGTGATGAAGGAGATATCAAAGGCTTCTGGTATGCTCGGAATGGTTTTGGGTCAGCAGTGTGATATGGATGCTGAAGGTAGAAGCGATGTTTCTCTAGAGGAGCTGCTTTTTATACACAGGCACAAAACTGGTAGGCTTATAACTGCCTCTGTCGTTGCGGGCGGTATAACGGGATTGGGAAATGGAGAAGAAATAGAAGCTTTGAGGAAATATGGTGACGGAATAGGACTTGCCTTTCAGATAATAGACGACGTTTTAGATGTTGTTGGTGACCAAGAAAAGTTAGGTAAAAACGTTGGTTCTGATGCGGAGAAGGGTAAAGTAACGTTTGTTACTTTTTACGGCGTTGATGGTGCAAAAAAGAAGGCAAGAGAAGAAGTTGAGAAGGCAGTAGAAGCTCTTTCTGTTTTTCCTGCTGATAAGGTAGAGCCTTTGGTAGAAATTGCTAAATTTATAGTAGAGAGAGAGTATTAG
- a CDS encoding polyprenyl synthetase family protein: MKIFKPFEVIRSELEKAENYSKELISSGVELVLKAGGYILDSGGKRVRPGLTIIAGKLLNAPEDRLIPVATVMEYMHTATLLHDDIVDGAKLRRGKPSANEVFGNDVAVLVGDYMFAKAIYILAVYGGSEVLKTAAKTVQDMAEGELLQLEKIGNVNLTEEEYFDIIYRKTASLLATCCECGAIVGNAEKEQREALRKYGEYIGYAFQLIDDAFDYTSDEKTIGKPAGNDIREGKVTYPLLYALKHASEREKEEISEILTTTEPTQEQIEFVRQFALEKGGVKETINLAESYINKAKEALSVFQDSPLKSSLYEIADFIVKRSC, translated from the coding sequence ATGAAGATTTTTAAACCTTTTGAAGTAATAAGAAGTGAATTAGAAAAGGCAGAAAACTACTCTAAAGAGTTAATCAGTTCAGGCGTTGAGTTAGTTCTTAAAGCTGGCGGTTACATATTAGATAGCGGCGGTAAAAGAGTAAGACCCGGCTTAACAATAATAGCAGGGAAGCTACTCAACGCCCCAGAAGACAGGCTAATTCCTGTTGCTACAGTTATGGAATACATGCACACAGCAACGCTTCTACACGACGACATCGTTGACGGAGCAAAACTCAGAAGAGGAAAGCCGTCTGCAAATGAAGTTTTTGGCAATGACGTTGCAGTATTAGTAGGCGATTACATGTTCGCAAAAGCCATTTATATTTTGGCCGTTTACGGCGGAAGTGAAGTCTTAAAAACTGCTGCAAAAACTGTTCAAGATATGGCAGAAGGAGAACTCCTTCAACTTGAAAAGATAGGAAACGTAAACCTAACTGAAGAAGAATACTTTGACATTATTTACAGAAAAACAGCCTCTCTACTAGCTACGTGCTGCGAGTGCGGTGCAATCGTAGGAAACGCAGAAAAAGAGCAGAGAGAAGCTTTAAGGAAATACGGTGAATATATAGGTTACGCCTTTCAGTTAATAGATGACGCTTTTGACTATACTTCAGATGAAAAAACGATAGGCAAGCCGGCAGGAAACGACATAAGAGAAGGAAAAGTAACCTACCCCTTACTATACGCACTTAAACATGCTTCAGAAAGAGAAAAAGAAGAAATATCTGAAATCCTTACTACAACAGAACCCACTCAAGAACAGATAGAGTTTGTCCGCCAGTTTGCACTTGAAAAAGGGGGAGTTAAAGAAACGATTAACCTTGCAGAAAGCTACATCAACAAAGCTAAAGAAGCGCTATCTGTATTTCAGGATTCACCCTTAAAATCTTCCCTATATGAAATTGCCGACTTTATAGTTAAAAGAAGCTGTTAA
- the plsY gene encoding glycerol-3-phosphate 1-O-acyltransferase PlsY: MSTFVIIAVFSFFLGSIPFGYVIGKLKGVDVRKHGSGNIGATNVSRVLGKKWGAFVLFLDALKGAVPVLIVKLLGYPLEYQVLAGFLAILGHCFSPFMKFRGGKGVATGLGVFLVVSPLVTLIAALIFFAVFFTTRYVSLSSIIAALSFPIIFKILKAPPPSVSLLLFLTAFTVVAKHHQNIKRLLKGEEKKYR; the protein is encoded by the coding sequence TTGAGTACTTTCGTAATAATTGCTGTTTTTTCTTTCTTTTTAGGTTCTATTCCTTTTGGTTACGTGATTGGTAAGCTGAAAGGGGTTGATGTCAGGAAGCATGGAAGTGGTAATATAGGTGCAACAAACGTTTCAAGAGTTTTAGGTAAAAAGTGGGGGGCTTTCGTTCTCTTTTTAGATGCTCTTAAGGGTGCAGTTCCTGTTTTAATAGTTAAATTACTTGGCTATCCGCTTGAATATCAGGTTCTTGCTGGTTTTTTGGCGATATTAGGTCATTGTTTCTCTCCATTTATGAAGTTTAGAGGCGGTAAGGGTGTTGCTACTGGTCTTGGCGTTTTTTTAGTCGTTTCTCCATTAGTTACTTTGATTGCTGCTTTGATTTTCTTTGCTGTATTTTTTACTACTCGCTACGTTTCCCTTTCCTCAATAATAGCAGCGCTCTCATTTCCCATAATCTTTAAGATTCTTAAAGCTCCTCCTCCTTCTGTCTCTCTTCTTCTCTTTTTAACTGCATTTACCGTTGTGGCAAAGCACCACCAGAACATTAAAAGACTTTTAAAAGGTGAGGAAAAGAAATATCGGTAG
- the pgsA gene encoding CDP-diacylglycerol--glycerol-3-phosphate 3-phosphatidyltransferase: protein MGRVKTFPNFLTLLRVLLIPFIVFFVVHKFYIVALSLFVFAALTDFLDGYVARRFKSVTSLGMLLDPVADKLLTSSTLISLAYVKLCDPYSVIAIVGREEAVTGMRAIAASRGMVIPASKGGKLKTVLIIASIVLLLAGRKIEGESLLIVSAVIALFTGVRYFYRFFKALKEE, encoded by the coding sequence ATGGGAAGGGTAAAAACGTTTCCCAATTTTCTTACTCTTTTAAGAGTTCTCCTTATTCCTTTTATTGTGTTTTTTGTGGTTCATAAGTTTTACATAGTTGCCCTTTCTCTTTTTGTTTTTGCAGCTCTAACGGATTTTTTAGATGGTTATGTGGCTAGGCGTTTTAAAAGCGTTACCAGTTTAGGAATGCTCCTTGACCCGGTTGCAGATAAGTTGTTGACTTCTTCAACGTTAATTTCTTTAGCTTACGTTAAGTTGTGCGACCCTTACTCTGTTATAGCTATAGTTGGAAGAGAAGAAGCAGTAACAGGTATGAGGGCTATTGCCGCTTCAAGGGGGATGGTTATTCCCGCTTCAAAGGGAGGAAAGCTAAAAACTGTTCTTATAATTGCCTCAATCGTTTTGCTCCTGGCAGGACGTAAGATTGAAGGAGAAAGCCTTTTAATCGTTTCTGCCGTTATAGCTCTTTTTACAGGTGTTCGCTATTTTTACAGATTTTTTAAGGCTTTAAAGGAGGAATGA
- the dxs gene encoding 1-deoxy-D-xylulose-5-phosphate synthase, translating to MILEKVNSPEDLKKLSTEELKQLAEEVRKFIVEVVEKTGGHLASSLGVVELTIALLKVFSPPRDEIVWDVGHQSYPYKILTDRKEKFHTLRQFGGISGFPSIKESIYDAFGTGHSSTSISAALGLKVAKRLRGEEGHVIAVIGDGALTAGEAYEGLNNAGQLKEDLIVILNDNEMSISKNIGAISNYLTKVATGENLRKAKERLEEVTKRIFGERVYKTLKRVEDLIVKGLFPPGMLFEELGFRYVGPIDGHDIETLTVTLKNVSRMKGPTLVHVITKKGKGYTPAEEKPEKFHGVSPKISKPVENLPPSYTEVFSKTLIEIARENENVVAITAAMPSGTGLDKFKEVFSDRYFDVGIAEQHAVTFAAGMAKKGLKPVVAIYSTFLQRAYDQIVHDVALQELPVVFAVDRAGLVGEDGATHHGAFDLSYLRHIPNMVIAAPKDEEELRHLLYTAVKSDKPFAVRYPRGRGYGVRIREPLKEIPIGSWEVLKEGKDLVILAIGWTVYQAFEAAKKLEKEGVNVCVVNARFIKPLDEKLLEELSKKFSTFLTVEENVVKGGFGSAVDEFFADREEIKIFNLGIPDRFIEHGNQNLLRKLVGIDSEGIYRKVKEVVSVVKS from the coding sequence TTGATACTTGAAAAGGTTAATTCGCCGGAGGACCTAAAAAAGCTTTCAACGGAGGAGTTAAAGCAGCTTGCAGAAGAGGTAAGAAAGTTTATAGTAGAAGTTGTAGAAAAAACGGGGGGACATTTAGCTTCTTCTTTGGGCGTTGTTGAGTTAACGATAGCTCTTCTTAAAGTGTTTTCTCCACCAAGAGATGAAATAGTCTGGGACGTGGGACATCAGTCTTATCCGTATAAGATTCTTACAGATAGAAAAGAAAAGTTTCACACTTTAAGGCAGTTTGGCGGTATATCCGGTTTTCCTTCTATTAAGGAAAGTATTTATGACGCTTTTGGCACCGGCCATAGTTCTACTTCTATTTCTGCCGCTTTAGGTTTAAAGGTGGCAAAGAGATTGAGAGGTGAGGAGGGTCACGTTATAGCCGTTATCGGTGATGGTGCTTTAACTGCCGGTGAAGCTTACGAAGGATTAAACAATGCAGGTCAACTGAAGGAAGATTTAATAGTTATCCTTAACGATAATGAGATGTCTATATCAAAGAATATAGGGGCTATTTCCAATTACCTGACCAAGGTTGCTACCGGCGAAAATTTGAGGAAAGCTAAAGAAAGGTTAGAGGAAGTTACGAAAAGAATATTTGGCGAAAGAGTTTACAAAACGTTAAAGCGCGTTGAAGACTTAATCGTTAAGGGACTGTTTCCGCCTGGGATGCTCTTTGAAGAATTGGGATTTCGTTATGTTGGTCCAATAGACGGTCACGATATAGAAACTCTTACTGTTACTTTAAAAAACGTTTCCCGAATGAAAGGTCCTACCCTTGTTCACGTTATAACGAAAAAAGGGAAAGGTTACACGCCTGCCGAGGAAAAGCCTGAAAAGTTCCACGGCGTTTCTCCAAAGATTTCAAAGCCAGTAGAGAATTTGCCGCCTTCATATACGGAAGTTTTTTCAAAAACTCTTATAGAAATAGCGCGAGAAAACGAAAACGTTGTTGCAATCACTGCTGCAATGCCGTCTGGAACAGGTCTTGATAAGTTTAAGGAAGTTTTTTCCGATAGATACTTTGATGTTGGTATAGCAGAACAGCACGCTGTTACCTTCGCTGCCGGAATGGCTAAGAAGGGTTTAAAGCCGGTTGTCGCAATTTACTCCACTTTTCTTCAGAGAGCTTATGACCAGATAGTTCACGATGTTGCCCTTCAGGAACTTCCCGTAGTTTTTGCAGTAGATAGGGCAGGGCTTGTAGGTGAGGACGGTGCCACCCATCACGGCGCTTTTGACCTTTCTTACCTTCGTCACATTCCCAACATGGTGATTGCTGCACCAAAAGATGAAGAGGAGCTCCGTCATCTTTTATATACGGCAGTTAAGAGTGATAAACCATTTGCCGTTCGATATCCAAGAGGTAGAGGCTACGGCGTAAGGATAAGAGAGCCTTTGAAGGAAATTCCGATAGGTAGCTGGGAAGTTTTGAAAGAAGGTAAGGATTTAGTAATCCTTGCAATCGGCTGGACTGTTTACCAGGCGTTTGAAGCTGCAAAAAAGCTTGAAAAAGAAGGTGTGAACGTTTGTGTCGTTAATGCGAGGTTTATAAAGCCTCTTGATGAAAAGTTATTAGAAGAGCTTTCAAAGAAGTTTTCTACCTTTCTGACCGTTGAAGAGAACGTAGTAAAGGGAGGATTTGGTTCTGCCGTAGATGAGTTTTTTGCCGATAGAGAGGAAATAAAAATTTTTAATCTTGGCATTCCTGACAGATTTATAGAGCACGGCAATCAAAATCTTTTGAGAAAGTTAGTTGGAATAGATAGCGAAGGTATTTATAGAAAAGTGAAGGAAGTTGTTTCTGTTGTTAAAAGTTAA
- the dnaN gene encoding DNA polymerase III subunit beta produces MKIRINRNTIREAVKNVATAADKRGNIPILSNVLLEAEDNSLRLTATNLEVGISTLISCETVESGKTTVNALKLSKLVASLTGEELELETDDSKLIVRSVNSRFSLATLPPEEFPEVELPEKYNVKLLTSELDKAIKKVSYAVSRDEARYILTGVYLKSFGDKIHAVATDGHRLALYEIKAEAEEFSAIVPRRSLSELKKLLRESEETEMLLSENKLYFRIGDTVMWTSIIEGEYPDYLAVIPEDNPLKCVVDRDEIVNALKEVSVIYDKEEVRAVILNFTPGNLKLTAKKVELESGEEAEVNVPVEYNGEEFEITFNVNYLLEAVSSYDAESVKILMDQPISPVLITSDEEPELKNVIMPMKV; encoded by the coding sequence ATGAAAATAAGGATAAATAGAAATACAATAAGAGAAGCTGTGAAAAACGTCGCAACTGCTGCTGACAAGCGTGGAAATATTCCCATACTTTCAAACGTTTTACTTGAAGCTGAAGATAATTCCTTGCGTCTTACTGCAACAAACCTTGAGGTTGGCATTTCAACGTTAATTTCGTGTGAAACCGTTGAATCTGGAAAAACAACGGTTAACGCTTTAAAACTTTCAAAATTGGTTGCCAGCTTGACGGGAGAGGAATTGGAACTTGAAACTGACGATAGCAAGCTAATTGTAAGGTCTGTGAATTCCAGATTTTCTCTTGCAACGCTTCCTCCAGAAGAGTTCCCAGAAGTGGAACTTCCAGAAAAATACAACGTAAAACTTTTAACTTCTGAACTTGATAAGGCGATAAAGAAAGTTTCTTACGCCGTTAGCAGAGATGAAGCCCGTTATATTTTGACAGGTGTTTATTTAAAATCCTTCGGTGATAAGATTCACGCTGTTGCTACAGACGGTCACAGACTTGCTCTGTACGAAATAAAAGCAGAAGCTGAAGAGTTTTCCGCTATCGTTCCAAGACGTTCTCTATCGGAGCTTAAAAAACTATTAAGAGAAAGTGAAGAAACTGAAATGCTCCTTTCGGAGAATAAACTCTACTTCAGAATCGGTGATACCGTTATGTGGACCTCCATTATTGAAGGTGAGTACCCTGATTACTTAGCCGTTATTCCTGAAGACAATCCTCTAAAATGCGTTGTAGATAGAGACGAGATAGTAAACGCTTTAAAAGAGGTTTCAGTTATTTACGATAAAGAAGAGGTAAGGGCTGTTATTCTGAACTTTACACCTGGCAATCTGAAATTGACTGCAAAAAAGGTTGAGTTAGAATCAGGTGAAGAGGCTGAAGTTAACGTTCCGGTTGAGTATAACGGAGAAGAGTTTGAGATTACGTTTAACGTAAATTACCTTTTAGAAGCTGTTAGCTCCTACGATGCAGAATCAGTAAAGATATTGATGGACCAGCCGATATCTCCTGTGCTAATTACTTCAGATGAAGAACCTGAACTGAAAAACGTTATAATGCCGATGAAGGTGTAA
- the dnaA gene encoding chromosomal replication initiator protein DnaA translates to MEALWEKCLNEIKKEIKPQLFKTWFQDLKVVSLESNTLKLKAKDRIVKEYLEKHYLPLIKEIAAKEFRKYVDVEILLPEEAHKPLQPELNLFKGLPKKKEIESNLNPRYTFENFVVGSSNQFAHAAAMAVAENPGRSYNPLFIYGGVGLGKTHLMQAIGNFIKRMMPSKTVVYVTTESFMNELIDALRNDRMVQFREKYRTVDVLLVDDIQFISGKDRTQIEFFHTFNALYDAGKQIVLTSDRPPKDIPTLTDRLRSRFEWGLIADIQPPDFETRIAILRRKAEAEGIDVDDNVLKLIATIIKSNIRQLEGALIKLKAKASLEGRPIDEELVRDMFSIDSSVKVENPTRSDLPIDEIKELVCKKFDVTIEQIESSSRKKQIALARQVAMYLARKVGNYSFPKIAAAFNRNDHTTVMHAVSKIEDLRETNQELNQIILELEERLNAIISRT, encoded by the coding sequence ATAGAAGCATTGTGGGAGAAGTGCTTAAATGAAATCAAAAAAGAAATCAAACCCCAGCTATTCAAAACCTGGTTTCAGGACTTAAAAGTTGTCTCTCTTGAATCAAACACCCTTAAACTTAAAGCAAAAGATAGAATCGTAAAGGAATACCTTGAAAAGCACTACCTCCCCCTCATAAAAGAGATAGCAGCAAAAGAGTTTAGAAAATACGTTGACGTTGAAATCCTACTACCGGAAGAAGCTCACAAACCCTTACAACCAGAACTTAACCTTTTTAAAGGCTTACCGAAAAAGAAAGAAATAGAAAGTAACCTCAATCCACGATACACCTTTGAAAACTTTGTAGTTGGTTCCAGCAACCAGTTTGCTCACGCAGCAGCTATGGCTGTAGCAGAAAACCCTGGAAGGTCCTACAACCCTCTGTTTATTTACGGAGGCGTGGGACTTGGAAAAACACACCTTATGCAGGCAATTGGAAACTTCATAAAAAGAATGATGCCATCAAAAACCGTAGTTTACGTAACTACAGAAAGCTTCATGAACGAACTCATAGATGCCTTAAGAAACGACAGAATGGTTCAATTCAGAGAGAAATACAGAACCGTTGACGTTCTTTTGGTAGACGATATTCAATTCATAAGCGGCAAAGACAGAACGCAGATTGAGTTTTTCCACACGTTCAACGCCCTATACGATGCAGGAAAACAGATAGTTTTAACCAGCGATAGACCCCCAAAAGACATTCCAACGTTAACAGACAGGCTCAGAAGTAGGTTTGAATGGGGACTTATAGCAGACATTCAACCGCCGGACTTTGAAACGAGAATAGCTATTTTGAGAAGGAAGGCTGAAGCTGAAGGGATAGACGTAGATGATAACGTTCTAAAACTCATAGCCACAATTATTAAATCCAACATAAGACAGCTTGAAGGTGCACTTATAAAGCTAAAGGCAAAAGCAAGTTTGGAAGGAAGACCAATAGACGAAGAGTTAGTTAGAGATATGTTCAGCATAGACAGCTCTGTTAAAGTGGAAAATCCCACCCGCTCCGACCTCCCAATAGATGAAATAAAAGAATTAGTCTGCAAGAAGTTTGACGTTACCATAGAACAGATAGAAAGTTCTTCACGAAAAAAGCAGATAGCGTTAGCCCGCCAGGTAGCTATGTATTTAGCAAGAAAAGTCGGTAACTACTCGTTCCCAAAAATCGCTGCAGCGTTCAACAGAAACGACCACACAACTGTAATGCACGCCGTTTCAAAAATTGAAGACCTGAGAGAAACAAACCAGGAACTGAACCAGATAATCCTTGAGCTTGAAGAGCGGCTAAACGCCATTATTTCAAGAACCTAA
- the thrB gene encoding homoserine kinase encodes MKFTVSVPASTSNLGAGFDALGLALKLYNDFIVEPADFYSAEIKGEGEEELPTDEKNLFIRAYRSTMEYLGKNQPIKVKQINRIPLGRGLGSSATAIVGGILAAQKISGKELSLPEVIDIAFKFEPHPDNVLPAYTGGFVVAATNGDLTYLKLDWPKELKIIIVVPELFLSTEESRSVLPETYPRKDVIFNIQRVALLLGALQKKDYSLLKEAVKDRIHQPYRCDLIPSFWEVLSEGYRAGAYAVYLSGAGSCIGAIADKNFDEIGKAMTSVFDALGIESRYMVLDVDENGAEIKE; translated from the coding sequence ATGAAATTTACAGTTTCCGTTCCAGCCTCCACAAGTAACTTAGGAGCAGGATTTGATGCGTTAGGTTTAGCTTTAAAACTTTACAACGATTTTATAGTAGAACCAGCAGACTTCTACTCAGCAGAAATTAAAGGGGAAGGAGAAGAGGAACTACCAACTGACGAAAAGAACCTGTTCATAAGAGCTTACAGAAGTACGATGGAATATTTAGGAAAAAACCAACCTATAAAAGTAAAACAGATAAACAGAATTCCTTTAGGAAGAGGGTTGGGAAGTTCCGCAACGGCAATCGTAGGCGGTATCTTAGCAGCTCAAAAGATAAGTGGAAAGGAGCTCTCACTACCAGAAGTCATAGACATAGCTTTTAAGTTTGAACCCCACCCTGACAACGTTCTACCGGCATATACAGGCGGATTTGTAGTAGCAGCCACCAACGGCGATTTAACATATCTTAAATTGGATTGGCCCAAAGAATTAAAAATAATAATAGTTGTACCTGAGCTATTCCTTTCAACGGAAGAATCCCGTTCGGTTCTTCCAGAAACGTATCCAAGAAAAGACGTAATTTTCAACATTCAAAGAGTTGCACTACTCTTAGGAGCGCTCCAGAAGAAAGACTACTCACTACTAAAAGAAGCCGTTAAGGACAGAATACATCAACCCTATAGATGTGACCTGATTCCTTCCTTCTGGGAAGTACTATCAGAAGGGTACAGAGCAGGTGCGTACGCCGTCTATCTATCCGGAGCTGGCAGCTGCATAGGTGCAATAGCAGATAAAAACTTTGATGAAATAGGAAAGGCTATGACAAGCGTCTTTGACGCTTTAGGAATAGAATCCAGATACATGGTCTTAGATGTAGATGAAAACGGAGCGGAGATAAAAGAGTGA
- a CDS encoding glycosyltransferase family 4 protein has protein sequence MKILHINTEKGWRGGEQQLFYLAKGLIERGIDTAVACRKGEELERRCKEEGIPTVPLKGNQTTDILRLGIIGKKFDVIHAHSAKAHTLAAFSKPFHKKKVVYTRRVSFPPKRDPLTKYKYKLTDITICVSQKVERVIKEQLTNLKTKVIHSVTSTEIERNVDNNVVNSFRNKYKGKTIIGTAAALTPEKNIPNFIEAAKIVTEKRKDVIFVVFGEGHLKGELENLVKKLGLQNNFFFEGFKRDINNYIKALDVFVLPSDNEGFSGSILNAMLLKVPVIATDAGGAKEIVENERTGLLVPRRNPVKLAHAILRLLDDKELKSKIVSNAYQKVVDNFTVDRMVDAYIKVYGEVVGDRSIVGEVLK, from the coding sequence GTGAAAATCCTCCACATCAACACCGAAAAAGGCTGGAGAGGAGGAGAACAACAACTATTCTACTTAGCAAAAGGTCTAATAGAGAGAGGAATTGATACGGCAGTTGCCTGCAGAAAAGGAGAAGAATTAGAAAGGAGATGTAAAGAGGAAGGAATTCCTACAGTTCCTCTAAAAGGAAACCAGACTACAGACATACTAAGATTAGGAATTATCGGAAAAAAGTTTGACGTAATACACGCCCATTCAGCAAAAGCCCACACTTTAGCCGCTTTTTCAAAGCCATTTCACAAGAAAAAAGTGGTATATACAAGAAGAGTAAGTTTTCCTCCAAAAAGAGACCCCCTTACAAAATACAAGTATAAACTTACAGACATCACTATCTGCGTCTCACAAAAAGTTGAAAGAGTAATAAAAGAACAATTAACTAACCTAAAAACGAAAGTCATACATTCAGTAACATCCACAGAAATAGAAAGAAACGTAGACAATAACGTTGTAAACTCTTTCCGAAATAAGTACAAAGGCAAAACTATCATCGGTACCGCCGCCGCCCTCACTCCCGAAAAAAATATTCCAAACTTCATAGAAGCAGCAAAAATCGTTACAGAAAAAAGGAAAGATGTCATTTTTGTAGTGTTCGGTGAAGGACACCTAAAAGGTGAACTGGAAAACTTAGTCAAAAAATTGGGTTTACAAAACAACTTTTTCTTTGAAGGATTCAAAAGAGACATAAACAACTACATAAAAGCGTTAGACGTTTTCGTCCTACCTTCAGATAATGAAGGCTTCAGCGGTTCAATTCTAAACGCAATGCTACTAAAGGTCCCCGTAATAGCAACAGACGCCGGCGGCGCAAAAGAAATTGTAGAAAACGAAAGAACCGGTCTTTTAGTTCCGCGCCGTAATCCTGTAAAATTGGCGCACGCAATTTTAAGGCTTTTAGACGATAAAGAACTCAAAAGCAAAATAGTTTCAAACGCTTACCAAAAGGTTGTGGATAACTTCACAGTTGATAGAATGGTAGATGCATACATCAAGGTGTATGGGGAGGTAGTAGGTGATAGAAGCATTGTGGGAGAAGTGCTTAAATGA
- a CDS encoding Uma2 family endonuclease, which translates to MNIAEKYLPHYTVEDYFKWEGDWELIEGVPYAMAPSPFWKHQRTVSVLVRQIEEQLENCPKNCFVCQELDWIVNENTVVRPDVVVICKKIEDYIKSPPEVVFEIVSKSTAIKDENLKFELYEREKVQYYALVYPEIKKMRVFKLKNNKYDKVFDSDSGTFTFEIKCKFTVDLDRMWKRV; encoded by the coding sequence ATGAATATTGCAGAAAAATACCTACCTCATTATACAGTTGAAGACTACTTTAAGTGGGAAGGTGATTGGGAGCTAATAGAAGGTGTTCCATACGCTATGGCACCTTCGCCATTCTGGAAACATCAAAGAACAGTAAGCGTTCTGGTAAGACAGATAGAAGAGCAATTGGAAAACTGTCCGAAAAATTGTTTTGTCTGTCAAGAACTTGACTGGATAGTAAATGAAAATACTGTAGTAAGACCAGATGTAGTTGTTATATGCAAAAAGATAGAAGACTACATAAAATCGCCGCCGGAAGTTGTTTTTGAAATAGTTTCAAAATCAACAGCAATAAAGGATGAAAATTTAAAATTTGAACTCTACGAGAGAGAGAAAGTTCAATACTACGCTCTCGTCTATCCAGAAATCAAAAAAATGAGGGTATTCAAACTGAAAAACAACAAATACGACAAAGTATTTGACAGCGACAGCGGAACGTTTACCTTTGAAATAAAGTGCAAGTTTACAGTTGATTTAGATAGGATGTGGAAAAGAGTCTAA
- the pyrE gene encoding orotate phosphoribosyltransferase encodes MTEDQIKEIFLKSNAFLEGHFLLSSGLHSPYYLQCAKVLQYPNYAEILCKELAKKLKELEVEYDLVIAPAIGGIIVSYETARYLGVRGIFAERVNGNLTLRRGFEIKEGERAIVVEDVVTTGKSTKETIEVVKQHGGEVVAVGSLVDRSGGKVNFGVPFTTLWRLEVPVYEPSSCPLCKEGKIELVKPGSRNIPVK; translated from the coding sequence ATGACAGAAGACCAGATAAAAGAAATATTTTTAAAGTCAAACGCTTTTTTAGAAGGTCACTTTCTCCTATCAAGCGGACTTCATAGTCCCTATTACTTGCAGTGCGCAAAGGTTCTCCAATATCCCAACTACGCTGAGATCTTATGCAAAGAACTGGCAAAAAAACTAAAAGAGCTAGAAGTAGAATACGACTTAGTAATAGCCCCTGCAATAGGCGGAATAATCGTTTCTTATGAAACTGCAAGATATTTAGGCGTTAGAGGAATCTTCGCAGAAAGGGTAAACGGTAACCTTACCCTGAGAAGAGGATTTGAAATAAAAGAAGGAGAGAGAGCAATTGTCGTTGAAGACGTGGTAACGACTGGAAAATCTACAAAAGAAACAATAGAGGTTGTTAAGCAACACGGTGGTGAAGTCGTTGCCGTAGGCAGTTTAGTTGATAGAAGCGGCGGTAAAGTCAACTTCGGCGTTCCTTTTACTACTCTCTGGCGTCTCGAAGTTCCAGTTTACGAGCCCTCTTCCTGTCCGCTGTGTAAAGAAGGTAAAATAGAACTTGTAAAACCAGGAAGTAGAAACATTCCAGTTAAGTAG